One genomic segment of Suricata suricatta isolate VVHF042 chromosome 16, meerkat_22Aug2017_6uvM2_HiC, whole genome shotgun sequence includes these proteins:
- the LOC115280360 gene encoding cytochrome b-245 light chain, protein MGQIEWAMWANEQALASGLILITGGIVATAGQFTKWGFGAYSIAAGVFVCLLEYPRGKRRKGSTMERCGQKYLTRVVKVLGPLSKNYYVRAVLHLGLAVPAGFLLATLLGTACLAIASSIYLLAAFHGEQWTPIESKPKERPQVGGTIKQPPSNPPPRPPAEARKKPSEEEAAASAAVSGGPQENPVLVVDEVV, encoded by the exons TCCTCATCACGGGGGGCATCGTGGCCACTGCCGGCCAGTTCACCAAATGGGGCTTTGGCGCGTATTCCAT TGCAGCAGGGGTGTTCGTGTGCCTGCTGGAGTACCCccgggggaagaggaggaaggggtccACCATGGAGAGATG CGGACAGAAGTACCTGACCCGCGTGGTGAAGGTGTTGGGCCCTCTCTCCAAGAACTACTATGTCCGGGCCGTCCTGCACCTCGG gctcgcAGTCCCTGCTGGCTTCCTGCTTGCCACCCTCCTGGGGACAGCCTGCCTGGCCATCGCGAGCAGCATCTATCTGCTG GCTGCCTTCCACGGGGAGCAGTGGACCCCCATCGAGTCCAAGCCCAAGGAGCGGCCGCAGGTCGGGGGCACCATCAAGCAGCCGCCGAGCaaccccccgccccggcccccagcTGAGGCCCGCAAGAAGCCCAGTGAGGAGGAGGCCGCGGCGTCGGCAGCCGTGTCCGGGGGCCCCCAGGAGAACCCGGTGCTGGTGGTCGACGAGGTTGTGTGA
- the IL17C gene encoding interleukin-17C: MLLPGLLLLFWMHTNLAHHGPHTHGAPHCYSAEELPLGQPPPHLLARAAKWEQALPVALVSSLEAVGRRRRHNSPPAGSQCPVLRPEDVLEADIHQRSISPWRYRVDTDESRYPQKLAVAQCLCRGCVSARTGRETAALNSVPLLQSLLVLRRRPCSREATGPPTPGAFSFHAEFIRVPVGCTCVLPRSAP, encoded by the exons ATG CTCCTCCCTGGCCTCTTGCTTCTGTTCTGGATGCACACCAACCTGGCCCACCACGGCCCCCACACCCACGGGGCCCCACACTGCTACTCGGCCGAGGAGCTGCCCCTGGGCCAGCCCCCGCCGCATCTGCTGGCTCGAGCTGCCAAGTGGGAGCAGGCTCTGCCCGTAGCCCTGGTATCCAGCCTGGAAGCGGTGGGCCGCAGAAGGCGGCACAACAGCCCCCCCGCTGGGAGCCAGTGCCCCGTGCTGCGGCCGGAGGACGTGTTGGAGGCCGACATCCACCAGCGCTCCATCTCCCCCTGGCGATACCG TGTAGACACGGATGAGAGCCGCTACCCACAGAAGCTGGCGGTCGCCCAGTGCCTGTGCAGGGGCTGCGTCAGCGCCCGGACGGGCCGCGAGACGGCGGCGCTCAACTCGGTGCCGCTGCTCCAGAGCCTGCTGGTGCTGCGCCGCAGGCCCTGCTCGCGGGAGGCCACGGGGCCGCCCACGCCCGGCGCCTTCTCCTTCCACGCCGAGTTCATCCGCGTGCCTGTCGGCTGCACCTGCGTCCTGCCCAGGTCGGCACCGTGA